A region of Allocoleopsis franciscana PCC 7113 DNA encodes the following proteins:
- the truB gene encoding tRNA pseudouridine(55) synthase TruB yields MQGFLNLNKSAGWTSHDCVAKVRRLLRLKRVGHGGTLDPAAMGVLPIALGKATRLLQYMPQDKAYRAIIQLGVRTTTDDLEGEVIATHSAEGLTLDEILSLLPQFQGTIQQIPPMYSAIQVQGRRLYDLARAGETAEVPVRTVEVDQIQVLDWRPGELAQLDVAIACGSGTYIRAIARDLGELLNTGGTLASLTRTQSCGFHLENSLTLEELDAQLQQGTFQPIPPITALQHLAVATLPASEANRWCLGQRIVWHHTSTDLPPNALRVQREDGEFLGIGQVIPSENGLLLAPQMVFASAE; encoded by the coding sequence GTGCAAGGTTTTTTGAATCTCAATAAGTCAGCCGGTTGGACATCCCATGACTGCGTTGCCAAAGTCCGGCGACTTTTGCGCCTCAAGCGGGTGGGACATGGGGGAACGTTAGATCCTGCTGCTATGGGCGTCTTACCGATCGCATTGGGTAAAGCCACCCGATTGTTGCAGTATATGCCGCAAGATAAGGCATACCGAGCCATAATCCAACTGGGGGTGAGAACCACGACGGATGACTTGGAAGGAGAGGTGATCGCCACTCACTCAGCCGAAGGGTTGACACTAGACGAGATTTTATCCCTTCTGCCGCAGTTTCAGGGCACAATTCAACAAATACCACCGATGTACAGCGCGATTCAGGTGCAGGGAAGACGCTTGTATGATTTAGCTAGAGCCGGTGAAACGGCTGAAGTCCCGGTGCGGACGGTGGAAGTTGATCAGATTCAGGTGTTGGATTGGCGTCCGGGGGAGTTGGCCCAACTGGATGTAGCGATCGCCTGTGGTTCGGGGACGTATATTCGTGCGATCGCGCGAGATTTAGGCGAATTACTCAATACCGGCGGCACTCTAGCCTCCCTTACCCGTACCCAAAGCTGTGGCTTCCATCTGGAAAATAGTCTGACGTTAGAAGAATTGGACGCACAATTGCAACAAGGGACATTTCAGCCCATACCACCCATAACTGCATTGCAGCATCTAGCCGTTGCCACCTTACCTGCATCAGAGGCTAATCGGTGGTGTTTAGGGCAGCGGATCGTTTGGCATCATACCTCTACGGATCTTCCTCCAAATGCGTTACGGGTTCAGCGAGAAGACGGTGAATTTTTGGGGATCGGTCAGGTGATTCCTTCAGAAAACGGGCTGTTACTTGCACCTCAGATGGTTTTTGCTTCTGCTGAGTAA
- a CDS encoding RNA-guided endonuclease InsQ/TnpB family protein, whose protein sequence is MSQVLTVSCKLEVTQGQVEKLDAVLRAFANCCEYVNKNTDPKLTNQIAVQSLIYKEARDYSGLSAQMTIHAIRRVCANRKTAKQQNRPVKGFAPTSATYDARTFTFKEKDWTVSLTTMKGREKFPLYIGNYQRHLLTGRNPKSAVLVKRKDGTYYLQIQLESEPPQPEQTDKVLGVDLGRTDICVTSEGEKFSGKQITLIRDKYARVRASLQQKASKGTRSTRRRARQVLQRLSGRERRFQAQVNHTVSYRLIQHAKNTKQTIALEDLTGIRERTNQQPRSKTERRRSNSWAFYQLRQFLTYKAIKFGVNLVFVDPRYTSQTCHKCLHIHPIRGESNRSGKRFRCGHSTSKVSNEPDGMQGTKVQDTKPEL, encoded by the coding sequence ATGTCTCAAGTCCTCACGGTTAGCTGTAAACTCGAAGTTACTCAAGGTCAGGTTGAGAAACTTGACGCGGTACTTCGTGCCTTTGCAAACTGCTGTGAGTACGTGAACAAAAACACTGACCCAAAACTGACTAACCAGATAGCCGTACAATCCTTGATTTACAAGGAAGCACGGGATTATTCGGGCTTGTCGGCTCAGATGACCATCCATGCTATTCGCAGGGTTTGTGCCAACCGTAAAACCGCTAAACAGCAAAACCGACCTGTTAAGGGGTTTGCTCCAACCAGTGCAACCTATGATGCTCGGACTTTCACCTTTAAGGAGAAAGATTGGACTGTTAGTTTGACCACGATGAAAGGGAGAGAGAAATTCCCCTTGTATATTGGCAACTATCAGCGTCACTTGTTGACAGGGAGAAACCCTAAATCGGCAGTGCTGGTAAAAAGAAAAGATGGTACTTACTACCTGCAAATTCAGCTTGAATCGGAACCACCACAACCTGAACAAACAGATAAAGTTTTGGGCGTGGATTTGGGCAGAACAGACATTTGCGTTACCTCTGAGGGGGAGAAATTCAGTGGAAAACAAATAACCCTGATTCGAGACAAATACGCCCGTGTCAGAGCTTCGTTGCAGCAAAAAGCGTCCAAAGGCACAAGGTCTACTCGTCGTAGGGCGAGACAGGTCTTGCAACGGTTGAGTGGACGCGAACGACGCTTTCAGGCACAGGTGAATCATACCGTCAGCTATCGACTTATCCAACACGCCAAAAATACCAAGCAAACTATTGCCTTGGAGGATTTGACGGGAATTCGTGAGCGCACCAACCAACAACCTCGCTCTAAAACAGAGAGACGTAGGAGCAATAGCTGGGCGTTCTACCAACTTCGCCAGTTTCTGACTTATAAAGCGATAAAGTTTGGTGTAAATTTGGTATTTGTTGACCCTCGTTATACCAGCCAAACTTGCCACAAGTGCCTGCATATCCACCCAATTCGGGGTGAATCGAACAGAAGTGGTAAGCGGTTTAGATGTGGTCATTCTACGTCAAAAGTAAGCAATGAACCTGACGGAATGCAAGGCACAAAAGTCCAAGATACAAAACCTGAATTGTAA
- a CDS encoding AmpG family muropeptide MFS transporter: MAALVLLGFSSGLPLFLTSKTLQAWMTVEGVNLRSIGLFSLVGLPYSLKFLWSPLLDRFVPPFLGRRRGWLALTQGALLLAIAAMALQQPRQALQFLAINALFIAFFSATQDIAADAYRTDVLEQREMGAGAAVFVLGYRVALLVTGALALILADQMPWSTVYLLMSLLMVVGLVSSFWAPEPREQERPPESLSEAVILPFAEFFQRSGVIRAVLILVFIVLYKLGDALVNNMSTPFLLKTGFTQTDIGAIQGGMGLLATIVGTLAGGAILSKLGINRSLWVFGGLQAVSNLAYFVLAQLGKNYSFLVITINIENFCAGLGTAAFVAFLMSLCNQRFSATQYALLSSLMAVSRDILVAPAGGLAEATGWPLFFLVSIVAAVPGLLLLPVFAPWNSQPAPTP; encoded by the coding sequence ATGGCGGCGCTAGTATTATTGGGCTTTTCGTCAGGGTTACCCCTGTTCTTGACGAGTAAGACATTACAAGCCTGGATGACCGTAGAAGGAGTAAATCTGCGTTCAATTGGGTTGTTTAGCCTAGTAGGTTTACCCTACTCCTTGAAATTTCTTTGGTCGCCTTTGCTGGATCGGTTTGTACCGCCGTTTTTAGGGCGTAGGCGGGGTTGGCTTGCTCTGACACAAGGGGCATTACTGTTGGCGATCGCAGCAATGGCTTTACAACAACCTCGTCAAGCCTTGCAGTTCCTTGCCATTAATGCCCTATTCATTGCTTTCTTCAGTGCAACTCAAGATATTGCAGCTGATGCCTACCGCACCGACGTACTCGAACAACGGGAAATGGGAGCCGGTGCAGCAGTTTTTGTTTTAGGGTATCGCGTCGCTCTGTTGGTTACAGGTGCTTTGGCACTCATTCTGGCTGACCAAATGCCCTGGTCAACAGTTTACCTGTTGATGTCCTTGCTCATGGTGGTGGGATTGGTAAGTTCATTTTGGGCACCAGAACCGAGAGAACAAGAACGCCCCCCTGAATCCTTATCAGAAGCCGTAATTCTCCCCTTTGCGGAATTTTTTCAGCGATCGGGTGTCATCCGGGCTGTCTTAATTTTGGTGTTTATTGTCCTCTACAAACTGGGTGACGCTTTAGTTAACAACATGTCCACGCCCTTTTTGCTCAAGACGGGCTTTACCCAAACGGATATCGGAGCCATTCAAGGCGGTATGGGGTTATTAGCCACCATTGTCGGTACTCTTGCAGGTGGGGCAATTCTCAGCAAACTCGGCATCAATCGATCGCTGTGGGTCTTTGGTGGGCTGCAAGCGGTGAGTAATTTAGCTTACTTCGTCCTAGCACAACTTGGCAAAAACTATTCGTTTTTAGTGATTACGATCAACATTGAAAACTTTTGTGCTGGATTAGGAACTGCTGCTTTTGTTGCCTTTTTAATGAGTCTTTGTAACCAGCGCTTCTCCGCAACCCAGTATGCTTTACTTTCCAGTTTGATGGCTGTTAGCCGAGATATCTTAGTGGCACCAGCAGGCGGATTGGCAGAAGCGACGGGTTGGCCCTTGTTTTTCCTGGTGAGTATCGTCGCTGCTGTACCCGGATTACTACTACTACCAGTATTTGCTCCGTGGAACTCTCAGCCTGCCCCAACGCCTTGA
- a CDS encoding sodium:solute symporter family protein encodes MQLVDWLIVLLYLIFSMGLGLYLSRKASGSLVDFFVSGRSLPWWLAGTSMAATTFSIDTPLYIAGVVGNRGIAGNWEWWSFGISHLIMVYIFARMWRRSEVVTDAEFTELRYGGKMAAVLRGVKAFLFAVPINCIGIGYAMLAMIKVVDALEIWQNLGITPGENLKFWSVVGVSILVLIYAGFAGLWGVVTTDFFQFVLAMLGAVVVAVFAVNHVGGIHVLIPKVQQATQQDVLSFLPLSFGSGGIQWSDAAGITGSTFAAYMLVQWWSWRRSDGGGEFIQRLIAAKDEAEAEKSAWLFNILNYVVRTWPWIVVGLVAIVVYPDLQDRELGYPKLMLDFLPPAVLGLVVASLLAAFMSTVSTSINWGASFVTNDLYLRFIKPSATQEELVFMGRIASVLVTAFGAVAAFYAKDVATVFRLVIAIGTGSGLVLILRWFWWRINAAAELTAILGGFVVGLTTSVVPGLQITDFGWRLMFITMSVGVLWIAVMFLTQPESNETLDEFYRKVRPSGPGWQRQRDRLGLEPLQDLGTDIQRVLASILLMFGTMFTVGGFLLLQPLTGWVSLIIAVVGGMWLRQLNKIKSLPMPRPGLDD; translated from the coding sequence ATGCAACTGGTTGATTGGCTGATTGTACTGCTCTACCTCATCTTCTCGATGGGCTTAGGGCTGTACCTGTCCCGCAAGGCGTCGGGAAGTTTGGTAGATTTTTTCGTATCGGGGCGATCGCTCCCTTGGTGGTTAGCTGGAACCAGTATGGCAGCAACCACGTTTTCCATTGACACCCCCCTCTACATTGCCGGAGTTGTCGGCAATCGAGGGATTGCTGGTAACTGGGAGTGGTGGAGTTTTGGCATTTCCCACTTAATCATGGTCTACATCTTTGCGCGGATGTGGCGGCGTTCAGAGGTGGTTACCGATGCCGAATTCACCGAACTTCGCTATGGCGGGAAGATGGCGGCGGTGCTGCGGGGGGTGAAAGCGTTCCTGTTTGCCGTGCCAATCAACTGTATTGGGATTGGCTACGCCATGCTAGCGATGATAAAAGTCGTGGATGCCCTGGAAATTTGGCAAAATCTAGGCATTACTCCCGGAGAAAACCTGAAATTCTGGAGTGTTGTCGGTGTCAGTATCTTGGTACTCATCTACGCGGGTTTTGCTGGGTTGTGGGGCGTCGTCACCACTGATTTCTTTCAGTTTGTCCTGGCAATGTTAGGTGCGGTTGTCGTTGCTGTGTTTGCTGTCAACCATGTCGGCGGCATTCATGTCCTCATTCCTAAAGTGCAGCAAGCCACCCAACAAGATGTATTGTCTTTTTTACCCTTAAGCTTTGGGTCAGGAGGAATTCAATGGAGTGATGCAGCCGGCATTACAGGGAGTACCTTTGCCGCTTATATGTTGGTTCAATGGTGGTCGTGGCGTCGTAGTGATGGTGGTGGCGAATTCATTCAGCGCCTGATTGCCGCCAAAGATGAAGCCGAGGCAGAAAAGTCGGCTTGGTTATTTAATATTCTCAACTACGTGGTTCGCACTTGGCCTTGGATCGTTGTCGGTTTAGTGGCGATTGTCGTCTATCCCGATTTACAAGACCGAGAATTAGGCTACCCCAAACTGATGTTAGATTTCTTGCCACCAGCCGTATTGGGCTTAGTGGTAGCTTCTTTGCTAGCCGCTTTTATGAGTACGGTTTCCACCTCAATTAACTGGGGTGCCTCTTTCGTTACTAATGACCTTTATCTGCGGTTTATCAAGCCTAGTGCTACCCAGGAAGAGTTGGTTTTTATGGGACGAATTGCCTCTGTTTTAGTCACAGCGTTTGGTGCAGTAGCAGCATTTTATGCTAAGGATGTGGCGACTGTCTTCCGATTAGTGATTGCGATCGGAACCGGTTCTGGGTTGGTGTTAATCCTGCGTTGGTTCTGGTGGCGGATTAATGCGGCGGCTGAACTAACCGCAATTCTCGGTGGTTTTGTCGTAGGTTTGACGACAAGTGTGGTGCCAGGGTTACAGATTACAGACTTTGGTTGGCGCTTAATGTTCATTACCATGAGTGTTGGGGTCCTGTGGATAGCCGTCATGTTTTTGACCCAACCGGAATCGAATGAAACCCTGGATGAATTTTACCGGAAGGTGCGTCCTAGTGGGCCAGGTTGGCAGCGTCAACGCGATCGCTTAGGTTTGGAACCTCTTCAAGATTTAGGAACGGATATACAACGGGTTCTAGCCTCGATTTTGCTGATGTTCGGGACAATGTTCACCGTTGGAGGATTTTTGCTCCTTCAGCCCCTGACGGGATGGGTGTCGTTGATCATCGCTGTGGTTGGAGGAATGTGGTTGCGTCAGCTAAATAAGATTAAATCATTACCAATGCCCAGACCTGGACTGGATGACTAG
- a CDS encoding alpha/beta hydrolase, which produces MNINVGVRQRNPNPTLREQDGDWFRILIKASGLDRSAKKGKRSAGLGIVLVNLGLLIAPVVVSTPAQGAERIYLTYGPLEVSLSVKSLATYARDGKIDRELAAYTDRLNPQQLEQLRTILQTRIDIKPLAIAQFLYSSQGKIILDRVGQIIQTKAGQPGFYAIRAALIQAAGAPDGLTLLNVLEKFPTYGIRINSVRGFQVIEELSSLIQQTQLAIAAVEQQAVTEASAQASERESAPPSTLSSGHTLPKGLGRESNYFSTLPDLRQPGETQYSKQTLTLYDSSRQRQFPVDLYLPQQSQRPAPLIVISHGLGSDRTTFAYLANHLASYGFAVAVPEHPGSNADQLQALINGLASEVTPPAELIDRPLDIKFLLNELKRSFGERINLQQVGVLGQSFGGYTVLALTGAKIDFEVLNKECDPSNDSLNLSLLLQCRALELLSKDYQLSDERIKAGIAINPVGSTIFGKSQYSQIQVPLMLVASSDDNVAPALPEQIRPFTWLTTPSKYLVLLKGGTHFSTLGQSEGAIPLPPQVIGSDPTVAQNYMKALSLAFFQTYIANNPDYQVYLSASYAQFLSRYPLPLSLVESLTEEQIKRAKRAEGSTPEPTPTSVPVPTP; this is translated from the coding sequence ATGAACATTAATGTCGGAGTACGTCAGCGCAATCCGAACCCAACGCTTCGTGAGCAAGACGGAGATTGGTTCAGAATTTTGATCAAGGCGAGTGGACTTGATCGATCAGCCAAGAAGGGAAAACGATCGGCTGGACTAGGAATCGTTCTGGTCAATCTAGGATTATTGATCGCTCCAGTGGTTGTGTCCACTCCCGCACAGGGGGCTGAACGAATTTATCTAACTTATGGCCCTTTAGAAGTATCTTTGTCGGTCAAATCTCTTGCTACTTATGCAAGAGATGGCAAAATTGATCGAGAATTAGCCGCTTATACAGACCGTCTTAATCCGCAGCAACTGGAGCAGTTGCGGACAATTTTACAGACTCGAATCGATATCAAGCCGCTAGCGATCGCGCAATTTCTCTATTCGTCTCAAGGGAAAATTATCTTAGATCGAGTCGGTCAGATTATCCAAACCAAAGCCGGTCAACCCGGTTTCTACGCGATTCGGGCGGCGCTAATCCAAGCGGCGGGTGCGCCAGACGGATTGACTCTGTTGAATGTCCTGGAGAAGTTTCCCACCTACGGCATCCGGATTAACTCGGTGCGTGGCTTTCAGGTCATTGAAGAGCTCTCAAGCTTGATTCAGCAAACCCAATTAGCGATCGCCGCAGTAGAGCAACAGGCTGTTACAGAAGCATCCGCACAGGCATCCGAACGGGAATCAGCACCACCGTCTACACTCTCTTCAGGACACACATTACCGAAAGGATTAGGCCGAGAATCGAATTATTTCTCTACGTTACCCGACCTGCGGCAACCTGGAGAAACTCAATATTCCAAGCAAACCCTGACCCTCTATGACTCTAGTCGTCAGAGACAGTTTCCCGTCGATCTTTACCTCCCTCAACAAAGTCAACGTCCAGCACCTTTAATTGTGATTTCTCATGGTTTAGGCTCAGACCGTACAACCTTTGCCTATTTAGCCAACCATTTGGCTTCTTATGGCTTTGCGGTGGCTGTCCCTGAACATCCAGGAAGTAACGCGGATCAATTACAGGCTTTAATCAATGGTCTTGCCAGTGAGGTAACTCCCCCAGCCGAGTTAATCGACCGACCATTAGATATTAAGTTTCTCCTCAATGAACTCAAGCGATCATTTGGGGAACGTATTAATCTGCAACAAGTCGGCGTCTTAGGTCAATCCTTCGGAGGCTACACGGTTTTAGCACTGACGGGTGCCAAGATTGATTTTGAGGTATTAAACAAAGAGTGCGACCCCTCAAATGACTCTTTAAACTTATCCCTTCTCCTTCAGTGTCGCGCCCTAGAGTTGCTATCCAAGGACTATCAACTCTCCGATGAGCGAATCAAAGCCGGGATTGCCATCAATCCCGTGGGGAGTACAATTTTTGGAAAATCCCAATACAGTCAGATTCAAGTCCCACTGATGTTAGTGGCAAGTAGTGATGATAACGTAGCTCCAGCTTTGCCCGAACAAATTCGACCCTTTACCTGGCTGACAACCCCAAGCAAATACCTGGTTTTGCTCAAAGGAGGAACGCACTTTTCTACTTTAGGGCAATCAGAGGGAGCAATACCCCTACCTCCTCAAGTGATTGGTTCTGATCCCACAGTGGCACAGAATTATATGAAAGCTTTGAGTTTGGCATTTTTTCAAACTTACATTGCCAATAATCCAGATTACCAAGTTTACTTAAGTGCTTCCTACGCTCAATTTCTGAGCCGATATCCTCTTCCCTTGAGCCTTGTGGAGTCTTTGACCGAGGAGCAGATTAAGCGGGCAAAAAGGGCTGAGGGTTCCACCCCAGAACCGACACCAACATCAGTGCCTGTGCCTACACCTTAG
- a CDS encoding GNAT family N-acetyltransferase, translated as MSEQILPGYWLRVGSGYERSMLMKFIQLAYRELFPQQEDFSHLAQTVNQYLSKETPLWWVDNEPVEVPGNSSIGRQPVGCIWLGNAIDQVRGDRHAHIFLLYVMPEHRRRGIGSQLMRHAEDWAIVRGDRQIGLQVFQSNQPALALYHQLGYQTQSLWMVKPLSP; from the coding sequence GTGTCTGAGCAAATACTACCTGGTTACTGGCTGCGCGTTGGGTCAGGATATGAACGGTCAATGTTAATGAAGTTCATCCAACTGGCTTATCGAGAACTTTTCCCACAGCAGGAAGATTTTTCCCATCTCGCCCAAACGGTGAATCAGTACTTGTCTAAGGAAACACCTCTGTGGTGGGTTGATAACGAGCCGGTAGAGGTACCTGGAAACTCATCCATTGGGCGTCAGCCAGTGGGTTGTATCTGGCTAGGGAATGCGATCGATCAGGTGCGGGGCGATCGCCATGCTCATATTTTTTTACTTTACGTGATGCCCGAACATCGGCGTCGGGGCATTGGTTCGCAGTTAATGCGTCACGCCGAAGACTGGGCTATAGTAAGGGGCGATCGCCAGATTGGTCTCCAAGTCTTTCAATCCAACCAACCTGCGCTGGCACTCTACCATCAATTGGGCTACCAAACTCAATCCTTATGGATGGTCAAGCCTCTCTCTCCCTAG
- the argF gene encoding ornithine carbamoyltransferase has protein sequence MEALKGRDLLGVADLSTDEIQELLQIAAQLKAGQLNLRCHKVLGLLFSKASTRTRVSFSVAMYQLGGQVIDLNPNVTQVGRGEPIVDTARVLDRYLDILAIRTFDQKELETFAQYAQIPIINALTDLEHPCQVLADLLTIQECFGSLAGMTLTYLGDGNNVAHSLMLGCALMGMNVRVATPLAYQPNPDIVGKAQQISGGKTEVLLTDDPWLAAKGAHVIYTDVWASMGQEASADSRIPVFQPYQVNEQLLMSADSEAIVLHCLPAHRGEEITDEVMEGKRSRIWDQAENRMHAQKALLVSLLGAN, from the coding sequence ATGGAGGCATTAAAAGGACGAGATTTACTTGGTGTGGCAGATCTCAGTACCGATGAAATACAGGAGCTGTTGCAAATTGCGGCTCAGTTGAAAGCAGGACAGCTAAACCTGCGATGTCATAAGGTATTGGGGCTATTATTTTCCAAGGCTTCAACACGAACGCGAGTCAGCTTTTCGGTAGCCATGTACCAACTAGGGGGGCAAGTCATTGACTTGAATCCGAATGTTACCCAGGTGGGTAGGGGGGAACCGATCGTTGATACCGCACGGGTTTTGGATCGATATTTGGATATCTTGGCCATTCGTACCTTTGATCAGAAGGAACTGGAAACCTTTGCCCAATATGCCCAGATTCCGATTATTAATGCTTTAACGGACTTAGAACACCCTTGTCAGGTTTTAGCGGATTTGTTAACGATTCAGGAGTGCTTTGGTTCGCTGGCGGGGATGACGTTGACTTATTTGGGAGATGGCAATAATGTAGCGCATTCTCTGATGTTGGGCTGCGCTTTGATGGGAATGAATGTCCGAGTGGCGACTCCTTTGGCTTATCAACCGAACCCAGATATTGTAGGGAAGGCACAGCAGATTTCGGGTGGTAAAACGGAAGTCCTGCTCACGGATGATCCCTGGCTCGCGGCTAAGGGTGCTCACGTTATTTACACTGATGTATGGGCGAGTATGGGGCAGGAGGCATCAGCGGATAGTAGAATTCCTGTTTTTCAGCCTTATCAGGTGAATGAGCAACTGCTAATGAGCGCTGATTCAGAGGCGATTGTGTTGCATTGCTTACCCGCACATCGGGGAGAAGAAATTACGGATGAGGTGATGGAAGGCAAGCGATCGCGGATTTGGGATCAGGCAGAAAACCGGATGCACGCTCAAAAAGCCTTACTGGTTAGCCTTTTAGGAGCAAATTAA
- a CDS encoding peroxiredoxin: MPVQIGDKAPDFTLTSASGEPISLKDFIGKKNVVLYFYPKDDTPGCTAEACAFRDSYQVFQDAGAEVIGVSDDSSTSHLQFAAKHRLPFILLSDKGKQLRKLYGVPSTLGLLPGRVTYVIDKSGVVRHIFNSQLNFKGHIEESLKTLRELQEA, from the coding sequence ATGCCTGTTCAGATTGGAGACAAGGCTCCTGATTTCACCTTGACTTCCGCATCAGGGGAACCCATCAGCCTCAAAGATTTTATCGGCAAAAAGAACGTTGTTTTGTACTTTTACCCCAAAGACGATACACCAGGATGTACGGCAGAAGCCTGTGCCTTTCGCGATAGTTACCAAGTCTTCCAAGACGCAGGTGCTGAAGTGATTGGCGTTAGCGATGACTCATCCACCTCTCATCTGCAATTTGCCGCCAAGCACCGATTGCCGTTTATTTTGTTAAGCGATAAGGGCAAGCAATTACGTAAACTGTACGGCGTTCCCTCAACCCTGGGACTTTTGCCCGGTCGTGTGACCTATGTCATTGACAAGAGTGGGGTTGTGCGACATATTTTTAACTCCCAGCTCAACTTTAAAGGTCATATTGAGGAGTCGCTGAAGACGTTGCGGGAATTACAAGAAGCCTGA
- a CDS encoding ABC transporter permease yields MMSFNQLILIGVLILFVAIVAAGLLGYLLSQFIQRFLPVDAFTFLITLFLVVAIALLIYGLFLLIKRQRTQPSSPSRNVPPEPLELPVEAPFIRRRRTKSQLSQSSVDRELQYRLIHLLAGDEAAAKRLVNRIRQNHPGMPENWYWQRAIEDVERDRL; encoded by the coding sequence ATGATGAGCTTTAATCAATTAATCTTGATCGGAGTACTGATTCTATTTGTCGCTATTGTCGCGGCTGGTTTACTGGGTTACCTTCTATCCCAGTTCATCCAAAGATTTTTGCCTGTTGACGCTTTCACTTTTTTGATTACTCTGTTTCTAGTGGTGGCAATTGCCCTGCTGATTTACGGACTGTTCCTTTTAATTAAAAGACAACGCACACAACCGTCGTCACCGTCGCGAAACGTTCCACCCGAACCCCTCGAACTTCCCGTTGAGGCACCCTTTATCCGCCGACGCAGAACAAAATCCCAACTCAGTCAGAGTTCAGTTGATCGTGAACTTCAATACAGACTGATCCATCTGTTGGCGGGTGATGAGGCTGCCGCCAAACGGTTAGTCAATCGAATCAGGCAGAATCATCCTGGGATGCCGGAAAATTGGTATTGGCAGAGAGCGATCGAGGATGTGGAACGCGATCGCTTATAG
- a CDS encoding HEAT repeat domain-containing protein, with protein MYNDDDDLSVLDAVDLEDPLDAIEPIDSESEAHKPDPEAMLALLTARETPQRMLAARAFCEIQDERAIPHLINLLKDVCPLVRVSAAYALGRNPSPTAVEPLIEQLNHDWNGYVRKGAVWALGNCRDRRALPSLTDALKNEISAVRLWAASALAQMSQLQYGDIVACIPPLITALKQDPVAAVRSNCAWSIGQLCRELPSNAIYGGAIDGLLEAFAEDEDLGVQEDAKAALLRVGDPRGLQLIEAIEIEGLI; from the coding sequence ATGTACAATGATGATGACGATCTGAGCGTACTCGATGCGGTTGATCTAGAAGACCCTCTAGATGCAATAGAGCCGATTGATAGCGAGTCAGAAGCTCACAAGCCTGACCCAGAAGCCATGTTGGCACTGTTAACGGCACGGGAAACGCCGCAACGGATGCTGGCAGCACGGGCATTTTGTGAAATTCAAGATGAGAGAGCTATTCCTCATCTCATTAACCTTTTGAAAGATGTGTGCCCCTTGGTACGAGTGAGTGCAGCCTATGCCCTCGGACGCAATCCGAGTCCAACAGCGGTAGAGCCATTAATTGAACAGTTGAATCACGATTGGAATGGTTATGTGCGTAAAGGTGCGGTTTGGGCATTGGGCAACTGCCGCGATCGCCGCGCTTTACCTTCTCTGACTGACGCCCTGAAAAATGAGATTTCAGCCGTGCGGTTGTGGGCGGCTAGTGCTTTAGCGCAAATGTCTCAGTTGCAGTATGGAGACATTGTCGCCTGCATTCCACCCCTAATTACAGCCTTGAAACAAGACCCAGTGGCAGCGGTGCGGAGTAATTGTGCCTGGTCAATCGGACAGCTATGCCGGGAACTCCCCTCCAATGCCATCTACGGAGGGGCGATTGATGGCTTGCTGGAAGCCTTTGCCGAAGATGAAGACCTAGGGGTTCAAGAAGACGCTAAAGCTGCACTCTTGAGAGTGGGTGACCCTCGGGGTCTTCAGCTAATTGAAGCGATCGAGATTGAAGGATTAATCTAG
- the lexA gene encoding transcriptional repressor LexA yields the protein MEPLTDAQQQLYNWLIEYIRTSQHAPSIRQMMRAMNLRSPAPVQSRLEHLRAKGYIDWTEGKARTIRILAHANTGVPVLGAIAAGGLVEPFTDTDEQLDVSPLLRQPGNFALRVIGDSMIEDLIAEGDFVIMRPVPDPEQLKNGLIVAARVDGHGTTLKRFYRQEDRVTLKPANPKYEPIEVMATSVQVQGVLVGVWRNYEAAS from the coding sequence ATGGAACCCCTGACTGACGCTCAACAACAACTATACAATTGGCTGATTGAGTATATTCGCACCTCACAACATGCGCCTTCAATTCGGCAAATGATGAGAGCGATGAATTTGCGATCGCCAGCACCCGTTCAGAGTCGCCTGGAGCATTTACGAGCGAAAGGCTACATTGACTGGACAGAAGGGAAAGCTCGCACCATTCGGATTCTGGCTCATGCTAACACGGGCGTACCTGTCTTAGGTGCGATCGCGGCGGGTGGGTTGGTAGAACCCTTTACCGACACGGATGAGCAACTCGATGTGTCACCCCTATTGCGCCAACCGGGTAATTTTGCCCTACGGGTGATTGGAGACAGCATGATTGAAGACCTAATTGCTGAAGGGGATTTCGTGATTATGCGACCTGTCCCCGACCCAGAGCAACTCAAAAATGGTCTAATTGTTGCAGCACGAGTGGATGGACATGGCACCACCTTGAAACGTTTTTACCGTCAGGAAGATCGCGTCACGCTCAAACCCGCTAATCCTAAGTACGAACCCATTGAGGTGATGGCAACAAGTGTACAGGTGCAGGGGGTTCTAGTCGGTGTCTGGCGAAACTACGAGGCAGCAAGCTAA